In Pristiophorus japonicus isolate sPriJap1 unplaced genomic scaffold, sPriJap1.hap1 HAP1_SCAFFOLD_2109, whole genome shotgun sequence, the genomic stretch tgttggaggggcggtactgagggagtgtcggaggggcagtactgagggagtgtcggaggggcagtactgagggagtgtcggaggggcggtactgagggagtgtcggaggggcggtactgagggagtgtcggaggggcggtactgagggagtgtcggaggggcagtactgagggagtgccgcactgtcggaggggcagtactgagggagtgtcggaggggcggtactgagggagtgtcggaggggcggtactgagggagtgtcggaggggcagtactgagggagtgccgcactgtcggaggggcagtactgagggagtgtcggaggggcggtactgagggagtgtcggaggggcagtactgagggagcgccgcactgtcggaggggcagtactgagggagtgtcggaggggcagtactgagggagcgccgcactgtcggaggggcagtactgagggagtgtcggaggggcggtactgagggagtgtcggaggggcagtactgagggagcgccgcactgtatgcAATAACCGGTTGCCCACCCCAGTACTGACCGGGAGGGTTTGGGATTATTCCCGCAGGAGACTCAGCGTTTAATGGCGGAGCCCGTGCCGGGGATACGTGCCATGCCGGATGATGCCAACGCCCGGTATTTCCACGTGGTGATTGCGGGGCCGCAGGACTCGCCCTTCGAGGGCGGCAACTTCAAGTTGGAGCTGTTCCTGCCCGAGGAGTACCCCATGGCCGCCCCCAAGGTCCGCTTCGTCACCAAGATCTACCATCC encodes the following:
- the LOC139245143 gene encoding ubiquitin-conjugating enzyme E2 N-like, with the translated sequence MAGLPRRIVKETQRLMAEPVPGIRAMPDDANARYFHVVIAGPQDSPFEGGNFKLELFLPEEYPMAAPKVRFVTKIYHPNVDKLGRICLDILKGGGGGGGDSFHSSPPLPPSLVPP